A genomic stretch from Asterias rubens chromosome 7, eAstRub1.3, whole genome shotgun sequence includes:
- the LOC117292424 gene encoding lactose-binding lectin l-2-like has protein sequence MRISQALILALGVYCGRLVAEICPPDWQRYGESCYFIIKDKMDWYQANRTCAESRANLAIPNSKSKHDYMWELFLKEPDMTSTDHWIGCNDIEEEGNWQHCPLPGDINAYENWAEKEPNDNKGGEDCGAQVNKYNGQWDDRKCETLFFAICELPVCSGGRLNPQCLLHHAMEEFMGEGVGSCGKACRSHPRCHCFNLPKQAGGKMVCP, from the coding sequence ATGCGTATAAGTCAAGCGCTAATTCTTGCTCTTGGCGTTTACTGTGGTCGTCTAGTGGCTGAAATCTGCCCTCCTGATTGGCAACGATACGGCGAGTCATGTTACTTCATTATAAAGGACAAGATGGATTGGTACCAAGCAAATCGCACTTGTGCCGAGTCACGAGCAAACCTGGCCATCCCAAACTCAAAATCCAAACACGATTACATGTGGGAACTATTCCTGAAAGAACCTGATATGACATCAACAGACCATTGGATTGGTTGCAATGACATCGAGGAGGAGGGAAACTGGCAGCACTGTCCGTTACCGGGTGATATCAACGCCTACGAGAATTGGGCGGAGAAAGAGCCAAATGATAATAAAGGTGGTGAAGACTGCGGAGCCCAAGTCAACAAATACAATGGCCAATGGGACGATCGCAAATGTGAGACACTCTTCTTTGCTATATGCGAGCTCCCGGTTTGCAGTGGTGGCCGCCTCAATCCTCAGTGCCTGCTACACCACGCCATGGAGGAGTTCATGGGTGAAGGCGTCGGATCATGCGGGAAGGCTTGCCGATCACATCCCCGATGTCACTGTTTCAATCTGCCTAAGCAAGCTGGAGGGAAGATGGTTTGTCCATAA